Proteins encoded together in one Chitinophaga sp. LS1 window:
- a CDS encoding RNA-binding protein — translation MDIYVSNLSPYVVNEDLTNQFSKFGTVSSANVIIDKFTNRSRGFGFITMPDDTEAEKAIQEMNGASIDGKAITASKAKPREEKPARSNYNNRW, via the coding sequence ATGGATATATACGTGTCCAACCTAAGTCCTTATGTTGTTAATGAGGACCTCACTAACCAGTTTTCCAAATTCGGCACTGTTAGTTCCGCAAATGTGATTATTGATAAATTCACCAATCGCAGCAGGGGATTCGGCTTTATTACCATGCCAGATGATACTGAAGCTGAAAAAGCTATTCAGGAAATGAACGGTGCTTCCATAGATGGAAAGGCAATCACGGCAAGTAAAGCTAAACCCAGGGAAGAAAAACCCGCCAGGTCTAATTACAACAACCGTTGGTAA